One window of the Chelonoidis abingdonii isolate Lonesome George chromosome 3, CheloAbing_2.0, whole genome shotgun sequence genome contains the following:
- the LOC116815291 gene encoding squalene synthase-like isoform X2: MGVGMAEFLEKKVDTQHEWDKYCHYVAGLVGIGLSRLFSASELEDLIVGQDTELANSMGLFLQKTNIIRDYLEDQLEGREFWPREVWSRYAKKLSDLAKPENIDVAVQCMNELITNALHHIPDVLTYLSRLKNQSVFNFCAIPQVMAIATLAACYNNKQVFRGLVKIRKGQAVTLMMDATNIQAVKAIMYQYVEEIYRKVPSTDPSSNKTQQIIVSIRRMSLPNGVEVSRNHYSPIYLSCAMLLAALSWQYLSMMSKASEEYVHASEN; encoded by the exons ATGGGAGTTGGAATGGCCGAGTTCTTGGAAAAGAAGGTTGACACCCAGCATGAGTGGGATAAG TATTGTCACTATGTTGCTGGGCTAGTGGGGATTGGCCTTTCCCGTCTGTTCTCTGCATCAGAGCTAGAAGACCTTATCGTAGGACAGGACACAGAGCTTGCCAATTCAATGGGCCTTTTTCTTCAGAAAACCAACATCATTCGTGATTATCTGGAGGACCAGCTGGAGGGAAGAGAATTCTGGCCCCGAGAG GTTTGGAGCAGGTATGCCAAGAAGTTGTCAGATCTCGCCAAGCCAGAGAACATTGATGTGGCCGTCCAGTGTATGAATGAACTGATCACAAATGCATTGCACCACATCCCCGATGTCCTCACCTACTTATCTAGACTGAAAAACCAAAGTGTCTTCAACTTCTGTGCTATTCCGCAG GTGATGGCCATCGCCACTCTGGCGGCCTGTTACAATAACAAACAGGTGTTTAGAGGTCTAGTGAAGATTCGGAAAGGACAAGCTGTCACTTTAATGATGGATGCCACAAACATACAAGCAGTCAAGGCTATAATGTACCAGTATGTGGAAGAG ATCTATCGGAAGGTCCCAAGCACAGACCCTTCTTCTAACAAGACCCAGCAGATCATCGTCTCAATCCGGAGAATGAGTTTGCCCAATGGCGTCGAGGTCTCCCGTAACCATTACTCCCCTATCTACCTCTCGTGCGCCATGCTTCTGGCAGCACTGAGCTGGCAGTATCTGAGTATGATGTCAAAGGCATCAGAGGAGTATGTACATGCCAGCGAGAACTGA
- the CTSB gene encoding cathepsin B, protein MWQSVSALCVLVTLVSARSVPYFAPLSHDLVNYINKLNTTWQAGHNFRNTDMSYVKKLCGTFLHGPKLPVRAEFAGDVNLPDSFDSRAQWPNCPTINEIRDQGSCGSCWAFGAVEAISDRVCVHTNGKINVEISAEDLLSCCGFKCGMGCNGGYPSGAWAYWTEEGLVSGGLYDSHVGCRPYSIPPCEHHINGSRPSCTGEQGDTPRCDRHCEAGYSPSYESDKHFGATSYNVPRSEKEIMAEIYKNGPVEGAFAVYEDFLMYKSGVYQHVSGGEVGGHAIRILGWGVENGTPYWLAANSWNTDWGDNGFFKILRGQDHCGIESEIVAGIPKTELYWKRI, encoded by the exons ATGTGGCAGTCTGTGTCTGCTCTGTGTGTCCTGGTGACTCTTGTGAGTGCCCGCAGCGTCCCCTACTTTGCTCCCCTCTCGCACGATTTGGTCAACTACATCAACAAACTCAACACTACATGGCAG gctGGGCACAATTTCCGCAATACTGACATGAGTTATGTGAAGAAACTGTGTGGCACGTTCCTGCATGGGCCCAAACTGCCGGTGAG GGCAGAGTTTGCTGGAGACGTGAACTTGCCAGACAGCTTTGACTCCCGGGCACAGTGGCCAAATTGTCCAACCATTAACGAGATCAGAGACCAGGGCTCCTGTGGCTCTTGTTGG GCATTTGGTGCGGTGGAGGCCATTTCGGACAGAGTCTGTGTGCACACCAACGGCAAGATAAATGTGGAAATCTCAGCAGAAGATCTGCTGTCTTGTTGTGGCTTCAAATGTGGGATGGG GTGTAATGGTGGCTATCCTTCTGGAGCGTGGGCGTACTGGACTGAGGAAGGCCTGGTGTCTGGCGGGCTCTATGACTCCCACGTGG GCTGCAGACCATACTCCATTCCTCCATGTGAGCACCACATCAATGGGTCTCGACCCTCGTGCACTGGGGAGCAAGGGGACACCCCAAGGTGCGACAGACACTGTGAAGCAGGCTACTCACCTTCATATGAGAGTGACAAACACTTTG GAGCTACGTCTTACAACGTCCCTCGCAGCGAGAAGGAGATAATGGCTGAGATCTACAAGAATGGCCCAGTAGAGGGAGCATTTGCTGTGTACGAGGACTTCCTCATGTACAAGTCTG GTGTTTACCAGCATGTCTCCGGAGGAGAGGTTGGTGGCCATGCTATCAGAATCCTTGGCTGGGGTGTAGAAAATGGCACCCCCTACTGGCTGGCTGCAAACTCCTGGAACACTGACTGGGGTGACAATG GTTTCTTTAAAATCCTCCGAGGGCAGGACCACTGCGGAATCGAATCAGAGATAGTGGCTGGCATCCCCAAAACAGAACTGTACTGGAAGAGGATCTAA